A region from the Deltaproteobacteria bacterium genome encodes:
- a CDS encoding PA0069 family radical SAM protein, translated as MERISQTRIKGRGAVTNPAGRFEKLQTVPVDDGWSTCDEPEPRLDTVVRPEKTCRIISTNDSPDIPFGRSVNPYKGCEHGCVYCFARPSHSYLGLSPGLDFETQIFSKPDAGDLLREAFEHPSYVPEVIALGANTDPYQPTEKKLWITRDLLEVFLEYRHPVSIITKSTTILRDSDLLEALAKQDLVHVYLSVTTLDSELARRMEPRASSPGGRLRVLGVLSEIGVSTGVLTSPMIPGLNDWEMERILEAASEAGATHAGYTMLRLPHELKGLFESWLDANYPERAQKVLNGIRGIRGGALNTAEYDSRMHGSGPYAELIGKRFAAGVKRFGLNKTQRNLRTDLFERPEKSGHQMSLFAG; from the coding sequence ATGGAACGCATCAGCCAAACACGTATCAAGGGAAGGGGCGCCGTGACCAACCCCGCAGGGCGATTTGAAAAACTACAGACTGTGCCAGTAGATGACGGTTGGTCGACCTGTGATGAGCCGGAGCCGCGGCTGGATACTGTCGTTCGGCCCGAAAAAACTTGCAGGATTATCTCCACAAATGACTCGCCGGATATACCCTTTGGTCGTTCGGTTAACCCGTATAAGGGCTGCGAGCATGGCTGCGTTTATTGCTTCGCGAGGCCGAGCCACAGTTACCTCGGGCTGAGCCCCGGTCTTGATTTTGAGACCCAGATATTTAGCAAGCCGGACGCTGGTGATTTGTTGCGAGAGGCCTTTGAACACCCCTCGTATGTACCAGAAGTGATTGCACTGGGAGCCAATACCGATCCCTACCAGCCCACTGAGAAAAAGCTGTGGATCACACGTGATTTACTCGAGGTATTTTTAGAGTATCGCCACCCAGTCAGCATTATTACGAAGTCCACAACAATACTCCGCGATTCAGATTTACTTGAAGCTTTGGCTAAGCAAGATCTGGTTCATGTTTATTTATCGGTAACCACTTTGGACTCAGAACTTGCACGCCGGATGGAGCCGAGAGCATCTTCTCCTGGTGGAAGATTGAGAGTACTGGGAGTTCTGAGTGAGATTGGTGTATCAACAGGAGTACTGACCTCGCCAATGATACCAGGATTAAATGATTGGGAGATGGAGCGGATTCTTGAAGCCGCCTCCGAAGCTGGCGCAACCCATGCCGGTTATACAATGCTGCGTCTACCCCATGAACTCAAAGGTCTTTTTGAGAGCTGGCTCGATGCCAATTATCCTGAGCGCGCTCAGAAAGTGTTGAATGGCATTCGAGGAATTAGGGGAGGGGCGCTCAATACTGCGGAGTATGATTCAAGGATGCACGGCAGTGGACCTTACGCTGAACTTATTGGGAAAAGGTTTGCCGCTGGAGTTAAGCGCTTTGGCTTGAATAAGACACAACGAAATCTAAGAACTGATTTGTTTGAGCGCCCCGAAAAATCGGGTCACCAGATGTCTTTATTCGCTGGATAA